The sequence below is a genomic window from Flagellimonas marinaquae.
CAATAAGCATTTAATAACCCTATAAATGCTTACTCTTAAATTATAAGCTAACCATTAAAACAAGGAAAAACTTCTATGAGTGCTACTGCTAATTCCGTATGGAACAACTGTTTGGCTTTTATCCAAGATAACATCCAACCGCAGGCATTCAAAACTTGGTTTGAGCCTATAAAGCCTATTAAATTAACAGATAAGGCTTTGAGCATTCAGGTTCCCAGTAAGTTTTTCTACGAATGGCTCGAAGAACACTATGTTAAGCTTTTAAAAGTTGCCATGACCAGAGAGTTGGGCAACAATGCAAAGCTGATCTATGTGATAAAAATGGAAAACAAATACGGTAACAAGGAACCCTTTACGGAGCAAATCCCAAGTTCCAACCGTACCGCTGTTGGACCCCAAGAATTGGATGTGCCGATCACCTCCAAAAGTCCCGAGCTAAAAAATCCATTTGTGATTCCCGGTATTAGGAACATTAAGATTGAATCCCAATTAAACCCCAACTACAATTTCGATAATTTCCTCGAAGGAGATTCCAACCGTTTGGCCCGTTCCGCGGGTATGGCCGTGGCCAACAAACCCGGGGGAACTTCCTTCAACCCATTGTTGGTTTTTGGGGGAGTGGGATTAGGGAAAACACATTTGGCCCACGCCATTGGTGTAGAAATAAAGGATAAGTACCCGGAAAAGACCGTTCTTTATATTTCTGCGGAAAAATTCACGCAACAATATATCGAATCGGTAAAAAAGAACACTCGAAACGACTTTATCCATTTTTACCAATTGATAGATGTACTTATTATAGATGATGTACAATTTCTATCCGGTAAATCTGGAACCCAGGATGTATTTTTCCACATTTTCAACCATTTGCACCAAAATGGCAAGCAGGTGATATTGACTTCGGACAAAGCTCCTGTGGATATGCAGGACATTGAACAACGCTTACTCTCCCGTTTTAAATGGGGATTGTCTGCAGAATTGCAAAGTCCAGATTACGAAACACGGGTTTCCATCTTAAAAAATAAACTCTACCGCGATGGCGTTGAAATGCCGGAAGAGATTATAGACCACGTGGCCAAAAACATCAAAACCAACATTCGCGAACTGGAAGGGGCCATTATTTCGTTGATAGCCCAATCTTCTTTCAATAAGCGGGAGGTAACTCTGGAATTGGCCCAACAGGTAGTGGACAAATTTGTAAAGAACACAAAGCGCGAAGTATCCATCGATTACATTCAAAAAGTGGTTTCGGATTATTTCGAAATGGATGTGGCCACCCTACAGTCCAAAACAAGAAAGCGACATATTGTACAGGCGAGACAGTTGGCCATGTTCTTTGCGAAAAAGTTTACTAAGGCATCTTTGGCAAGTATTGGGTCACAAATCGGAAAACGTGACCATGCAACGGTACTCCACGCCTGTAAAACGGTGGATAACTTAGCGGAAACGGACAAGCAATTCAGAAAATATATTGAAGATCTGAACAAAAAGTTCACCTAAACCCAACTTCACTTTCTCCTTATGAAAACCAAAGTATTGATGGTCTGCCTTGGCAATATTTGCAGATCACCTTTGGCCGAAGGCGTACTGCAATCCAAGGTTGACCCCGAAAAGGTCTTTGTGGATTCGGCAGGCACGGCAGGATACCATGTGGGCAACCCTCCCGATAAACGCTCTATTGCCGTGGCCAGTAAATATGGTATAAACATACAAGACCAAAAATGCAGAAAGTTCTCCAAAAAGGATTTTTTAGAGTTCGACCACATTTACGTAATGGACCGCAGCAATTTTTCCGATGTGGCCAGTTTGGCAAGCGACCAAAAAGAAGCTGCTAAGGTAAAACTACTTTTGACCGAAGTGGAATTGGGACATATCGAAGTACCCGACCCCTACTACGGCGGGGACGATGGTTTTGAAAATGTGTACCAAATGATCGATACCGCTTGTGAGGCAATTGCGAAAAAGCTAAATTAAACCCATGGAAGATGAAAAACCCGGTTTGGTAGTTGGCAAAATCTATTTGATCCCAACCACACTTGGAGACAATGCTCCCTTGGAAGTTTTGCCCATTTCGGTAAAAGGCACCATAGAAAGGATAGACCACTACATTGTTGAAAATGAAAAAACTGCCCGTAGGTTCATTAAACGAGTCAGTCCTAACAAGCCACAACCCGAACTTAAGTTGCAGTTACTGAACAAGTACACCAACCCTGAAGAAATACCATCCTTTTTAGATCCCTGTATACATGGGTTCGATATTGGTGTTCTTTCCGAAGCTGGTTGTCCGGGTATTGCCGACCCAGGTGCAGATGTAGTGCGTGTGGCACACGAAAAAAGAATACAAGTAGTTCCATTGGTAGGCCCCTCCTCCATTCTAATGGCCATGATGAGCAGTGGCATGAACGGGCAAAACTTTGCCTTTAACGGCTATTTGCCCATAGACAATGCAGAACGAAAGAAAATTTTGAAAAGTTTGGAGCGACTTTCCAGGGACAAAGGCCAATCCCAAATTTTTATGGAGACTCCCTACCGCAACAATAAAATGCTCAAGGAGCTGATAAAAACACTTCAAAAATCAACACGGTTGTGTATTGCCTGCGATATTACGTTACCTACGGAGTTTATCGCCACCAAAACCGTACACGAATGGGGGGAAATCGATTTAGATTTAGACAAAAGACCTACCATTTATATTTTACAAGCATAAAAAAAGCCCCGATAATTCCGGGCTTTTTGTTTCAATACGCAGTTTCAATTAAACCTTGGCATTTTTTTGTTGCTTGATATTGGAAATATCATAGCCAGCAAATTTTTTCATATAGTAGGAGATGCTACTTCCGTACGCATCGGTTACATCGTTTTGCCCATAAGATCGCAGATATTTTTTTACGTTACCGGCTCCGGCCAAATGTGCCGCAGCCAATATTCCGGATTCGGTAACTTGAATGCCACCGATCGTTTTGCCTTTGAAACGTTTGATATCTCTTCGCAAAATCCATTTGTTACGGGCAATGTTGGCCTCAAAAGCCTTTTCTTGAAGTTCTGGGTTCGACAGAAAATCATCCATATCGTAAACGCCCATCAAATTTAAGGTACTACTACCAAATTGGTACTTACCTAAATAACCCAATGTGTTTACTCTATGATATTTACCCTGGGATTCTTTGAAAGCGAGCGCTTCCTTAAAGCCATTAAAGGCTTTGCCCAAAAAAGGAGGTGTTACCTCATCCTCTTCTAAAAGTGCAATGGAGCTTTGTGGCGCAAAAATCTCCGAATTGGCCATAACCTTAAGTGAATCAGGAATTTCAACAGTTTCCTTTTTCATTACGGTGTAGGTACCAAAACTTGTCAAAACTACGATCATGGCAAGATGCAGTATAAAACCAATCCATCTTTTCATAATGTTCTCTTTTGTGATCTCGATACATATACGTATCAAAAATCAATTTGGCCGGCAAATATAGGGGGAGATATTTTAACGGGTACCCTAAAGCTCATAAAGATTTCTTAAATGAGGCTTAAAATCCGTTAAAGTGATGAATATCAACGGTAAAGAGCCCTATCTAAGTACCTTTTGTTGATTTAACCAACGGGTGTACTGCACTTTATTTCGGTTGTGCTGCGCCAAAGTTTTGGCAAACATGTGGTACCCAAAGTTGGAAACGTCTGCCACAAAATAGAGATAATCGTGCTTTTCTGGATTCAAAACGGCATCTATCGAGGTAATGTCCGGCATGGTAATCGGTCCCGGTGGAACACCTGCATATTTATAGGTATTGTATGGAGAATCCATTTCCAGATCACGAAAGAGTACTCTTTTTATAATTGTATCATAGTTACCGGTCTCTTTTTTAATGGCATAGATTACGGTAGGATCGGCCTGGAGCAACATCCCTCTTTTGATTCTGTTCAGGTAAACCCCGGCAACACGAGGTCGCTCATCCACCTTTGCGGTTTCTTTTTGTACAATGGCTGCCAAAGAAGTAACCTCGTTTGGCGTAAGACCCAAACTTTTGGCCTTTTGTAGTCGGG
It includes:
- a CDS encoding low molecular weight protein-tyrosine-phosphatase, yielding MKTKVLMVCLGNICRSPLAEGVLQSKVDPEKVFVDSAGTAGYHVGNPPDKRSIAVASKYGINIQDQKCRKFSKKDFLEFDHIYVMDRSNFSDVASLASDQKEAAKVKLLLTEVELGHIEVPDPYYGGDDGFENVYQMIDTACEAIAKKLN
- a CDS encoding SAM-dependent methyltransferase codes for the protein MEDEKPGLVVGKIYLIPTTLGDNAPLEVLPISVKGTIERIDHYIVENEKTARRFIKRVSPNKPQPELKLQLLNKYTNPEEIPSFLDPCIHGFDIGVLSEAGCPGIADPGADVVRVAHEKRIQVVPLVGPSSILMAMMSSGMNGQNFAFNGYLPIDNAERKKILKSLERLSRDKGQSQIFMETPYRNNKMLKELIKTLQKSTRLCIACDITLPTEFIATKTVHEWGEIDLDLDKRPTIYILQA
- the dnaA gene encoding chromosomal replication initiator protein DnaA, which codes for MSATANSVWNNCLAFIQDNIQPQAFKTWFEPIKPIKLTDKALSIQVPSKFFYEWLEEHYVKLLKVAMTRELGNNAKLIYVIKMENKYGNKEPFTEQIPSSNRTAVGPQELDVPITSKSPELKNPFVIPGIRNIKIESQLNPNYNFDNFLEGDSNRLARSAGMAVANKPGGTSFNPLLVFGGVGLGKTHLAHAIGVEIKDKYPEKTVLYISAEKFTQQYIESVKKNTRNDFIHFYQLIDVLIIDDVQFLSGKSGTQDVFFHIFNHLHQNGKQVILTSDKAPVDMQDIEQRLLSRFKWGLSAELQSPDYETRVSILKNKLYRDGVEMPEEIIDHVAKNIKTNIRELEGAIISLIAQSSFNKREVTLELAQQVVDKFVKNTKREVSIDYIQKVVSDYFEMDVATLQSKTRKRHIVQARQLAMFFAKKFTKASLASIGSQIGKRDHATVLHACKTVDNLAETDKQFRKYIEDLNKKFT